Proteins encoded together in one Candidatus Hydrogenedentota bacterium window:
- a CDS encoding glycosyltransferase family 4 protein produces MTPPDPPVTLDSMRVGFDIGPITHARSGVGNYCLHLLKALLEIEGLDVTGFAAQARSLDLKAIGRRLPHRRLPIPTRAMYKVWSTFGAPSVDSLLGGVDLYHATNYFLPPVRRAKRVLTIHDITFKKHPELCSPKIVGPFSSRVEGFAREADAVIADSESTRQDIINLLGIPQERVHTVLLATDASMKPVPIEIARKPYGLNDPYILFVGTIEPRKNVHGLMKAFLRIMDEFPHTLVLVGSYGWYDKDAYESVVELAMDADTVWPASAQAVAESPDSWLSLMHSRIKHLEYVDQKDLPSLYSAADAFVFPSSYEGFGLPILEAMACGCPVITADNSSLPEVAGDAAEYCDANDVDSIANAMRRVLSDPLLREQMRQRGFAQAAKFSWEKTAEKTAAIYRSVCG; encoded by the coding sequence TTGACTCCCCCAGACCCCCCTGTTACGCTCGACTCGATGCGCGTCGGCTTTGATATCGGCCCTATCACCCACGCCCGCAGCGGGGTGGGCAACTACTGTCTGCACCTGCTGAAGGCGCTGCTGGAAATCGAGGGGCTCGACGTAACCGGCTTTGCAGCGCAGGCGCGCAGCCTCGACCTGAAGGCGATTGGGCGGCGTTTGCCGCACCGGCGCCTGCCTATTCCCACACGTGCGATGTATAAAGTCTGGTCGACGTTCGGCGCGCCTTCGGTCGATTCACTGCTCGGGGGCGTGGACCTCTACCATGCAACCAACTATTTTTTGCCTCCAGTAAGGCGCGCGAAACGCGTCCTCACAATCCACGACATTACATTCAAGAAGCATCCCGAACTTTGCAGTCCCAAGATTGTCGGGCCGTTCTCTTCAAGAGTCGAAGGCTTTGCGCGGGAAGCTGACGCCGTCATTGCCGATTCCGAAAGCACGAGGCAAGACATTATCAACTTGCTGGGGATACCGCAGGAACGCGTGCATACGGTCCTCCTAGCCACCGACGCTTCAATGAAACCTGTTCCGATCGAAATCGCGCGCAAACCGTACGGGCTTAACGATCCGTATATTTTATTCGTAGGCACAATTGAGCCGAGGAAAAATGTCCACGGCTTAATGAAAGCGTTCCTTCGCATAATGGACGAGTTTCCGCACACGCTGGTTCTTGTGGGGAGTTATGGGTGGTACGACAAGGACGCATACGAGTCTGTAGTTGAATTGGCCATGGACGCGGATACCGTTTGGCCGGCCAGTGCTCAGGCGGTCGCTGAGTCTCCTGATTCGTGGCTGTCGCTTATGCATTCAAGAATCAAACACCTCGAGTACGTTGATCAAAAAGACCTTCCATCACTGTATAGCGCCGCCGATGCATTCGTCTTTCCATCTTCTTATGAAGGTTTTGGATTACCTATTCTCGAAGCAATGGCATGCGGTTGCCCCGTAATCACCGCGGACAATTCGTCCCTGCCCGAAGTCGCCGGCGACGCCGCCGAATACTGCGATGCCAACGACGTGGACAGCATCGCGAACGCGATGCGCCGCGTACTATCGGATCCGCTGTTGCGCGAACAAATGCGTCAGCGCGGATTTGCGCAGGCCGCGAAGTTCTCGTGGGAAAAAACGGCTGAGAAAACCGCCGCAATTTACCGGAGCGTGTGTGGATGA